The Bombus pascuorum chromosome 9, iyBomPasc1.1, whole genome shotgun sequence genome has a window encoding:
- the LOC132910324 gene encoding phosphatidylinositol 4-phosphate 5-kinase type-1 gamma-like isoform X2 has protein sequence MASGDNVDVIEVVETSFSGPAQATEDHLRPEQYADEDSKSTGDKVTTFESSVNQHGTTGPKTPVGVSRNKSERERKIGHRRVGVGGEITYKKIQTTQIMGSIQLGIQHAVGGLASKPERDLLMQDFMTVETTNFPSEGSNHTPAHHFSEFKFKNYAPIAFRYFRDLFGIQPDDFLMSMCSAPLRELSNPGASGSIFYLTDDDEFIIKTVQHKEGEFLQTLLPGYYMNLNQNPRTLLPKFFGLYCYRCNSKNVRLVAMNNLLPSSVKLHQKYDLKGSTYKRKASKSERSKSSPTYKDLDFMEHHPEGIFLEADTYSALVKTIQRDCRVLESFKIMDYSLLVGLHNLDQAAREKAQEQRLSASAEEEVGEVGGESTALTQAEKEREREDRIGASALNRSRSINRQRLVAHSTAMESIQAESEPIDEEDDVPPGGIPARNARGERLLLFLGIIDILQSYRLKKKLEHTWKSMIHDGDTVSVHRPGFYAQRFQDFMAKTVFKKIPSLDLPEIKGNHRKFRNLVTSYIVFAQTLKHSPSKRKSITRPLRPLDGDFDSTAVPTTGTSTMHATSPTKAVTPTDAAISTTSTVMSTGSAPIATSTPVNFAAGPVSPPPLTLAAGPGLSHHEPPVTTSAAKVTSYPAVLKGRTAASPPNPNLVPSGKIPPPVPPRGTGQSRTTRSSEEHRGPGTATSTSSMTSSRGGTLPSTCSTPPPPFDDAVRSNDQTLASGGQLQQGAPTTILASSLSSAHSKQNKVVHHVTLTKTYHDAVSISDVHLESSGSGSGSGGRETKSSLSVESGGSSRGGGGLTWTPPAGSAEGSTPTWTEGTPSFTESSSSGDAGCPTTPIRGSQRHDDGGRIVATVEEALASLTTEMKETNNTRNFVEQRRSLSKYGQVRASFKRASANHVSIMRNMQNVLRVQRREP, from the exons AGCTCGGTAAATCAACATGGCACCACGGGCCCCAAGACCCCTGTGGGGGTGTCGAGGAACAAATcggagcgagagagaaagatcgGCCACAGGAGAGTTGGAGTGGGAGGTGAAATCACGTACAAAAAg ATCCAAACGACACAAATCATGGGCTCCATCCAGCTAGGCATCCAACATGCAGTCGGTGGGTTGGCCAGTAAACCAGAGCGTGATTTACTGATGCAAGATTTCATGACTGTAGAAACGACGAACTTCCCAAGCGAGGGATCCAATCACACTCCAGCTCATCATTTTTCGGAATTTAAGTTCAAAAATTACGCACCTATTGCATTTCGTTACTTTCGGGATCTCTTTGGCATTCAACCGGATGATTTTTTG ATGTCGATGTGTAGCGCTCCGTTACGCGAATTGTCAAACCCCGGCGCTAGTGGAAGTATCTTTTATCTAACAGATGATGACGAGTTCATCATAAAGACTGTACAACACAAAGAAGGAGAATTTTTACAGACGCTTCTTCCAGGATATTATATG aatCTAAATCAAAATCCAAGGACATTATTGCCAAAGTTCTTCGGATTGTATTGCTATCGgtgtaatagtaaaaatgTTAGATTAGTCGCTATGAATAATCTTCTGCCCTCGTCGGTGAAATTGCATCAAAAGTATGACTTGAAAGGATCAACATACAAGAGAAAG GCATCGAAATCAGAAAGATCTAAATCTTCTCCAACATACAAAGATTTAGATTTCATGGAACACCATCCGGAAGGGATCTTTTTGGAGGCAGACACGTATAGTGCCCTAGTTAAAACTATTCAGAGAGATTGTCGGGTGTTGGAAAGCTTTAAAATCATGGATTACTCTTTACTCGTTGGTCTTCATAACCTCGACCAGGCTGCAAGAGAAAAAGCG CAGGAGCAGAGATTATCAGCGAGTGCGGAGGAAGAAGTCGGTGAAGTGGGAGGTGAGAGTACAGCACTTACTCAAGCAGAAAAAGAACGGGAACGAGAGGACAGAATAGGAGCCAGCGCTCTGAACCGATCACGAAGCATAAATCGACAAAGGTTGGTTGCGCACAGTACCGCTATGGAGAGTATTCAGGCTGAAAGCGAGCCGATAGACGAGGAGGACGATGTACC TCCAGGTGGAATTCCTGCTCGTAATGCCCGCGGCGAACGCCTTCTACTTTTCCTTGGTATTATTGACATTTTGCAAAGTTACAGGcttaagaaaaaattagaacATACTTGGAAGTCGATGATACACGATGGT GATACTGTGTCTGTACATCGGCCAGGTTTTTACGCGCAACGTTTCCAAGATTTCATGGCGAAGACAGTATTCAAGAAAATACCATCAC TGGACCTGCCTGAGATTAAGGGGAATCATCGCAAATTCCGTAACCTCGTCACCAGCTACATAG TCTTTGCTCAAA CGTTGAAACATTCCCCATCGAAGAGAAAAAGCATAACCAGGCCTCTCAGGCCCTTGGACGGCGACTTCGATTCAACCG CGGTGCCGACAACCGGAACTTCGACAATGCATGCTACGTCACCCACGAAGGCTG TAACCCCGACAGACGCTGCGATCAGCACGACCAGCACGGTGATGTCAACCGGTTCCGCGCCAATCGCCACCTCCACCCCCGTGAACTTCGCCGCGGGCCCGGTGAGTCCGCCTCCGTTGACCTTGGCCGCCGGTCCAGGCCTTTCTCATCACGAGCCACCGGTGACGACCTCAGCGGCCAAGGTCACGAGCTACCCAGCCGTCCTGAAGGGCAGGACCGCCGCCAGTCCACCGAATCCAAATCTGGTACCCTCCGGCAAGATTCCACCCCCTGTTCCTCCAAGAGGTACCGGTCAATCGAGGACCACGAGGTCCTCTGAGGAGCACCGTGGCCCTGGAACAGCCACCTCCACGTCCTCGATGACATCCAGCCGAG GTGGCACCCTTCCTTCCACTTGTTCCACCCCGCCCCCGCCCTTTGACGATGCAGTGCGCTCAAATGACCAGACCTTGGCTTCTGGTGGTCAACTTCAACAGGGTGCACCGACCACGATCTTAGCGAGCAGTCTAAGCAGTGCTCACTCCAAGCAGAACAAGGTTGTGCACCATGTCACTCTCACAAAGACTTATCACGATGCCGTGAG CATATCCGACGTACACTTGGAAAGCAGCGGTAGCGGAAGCGGAAGCGGCGGGAGGGAAACGAAATCTTCGTTGAGCGTAGAAAGCGGCGGTAGTAGTCGAGGAGGTGGGGGTCTGACCTGGACACCACCCGCTGGCAGCGCCGAGGGCTCTACGCCCACCTGGACAGAGGGCACGCCGTCCTTTACCGAGAGTTCCAGCAGCGGTGACGCAG GTTGTCCGACCACACCGATCAGGGGCAGCCAGCGTCACGATGACGGAGGGAGAATCGTTGCCACCGTCGAGGAGGCGCTAGCCAGTCTTACTACAGAAATG aaagaaacgaacaacACGAGGAATTTCGTGGAACAGAGAAGGTCCCTTTCGAAGTACGGTCAAGTGAGAGCGAGTTTCAAACGTGCCAGCGCGAACCATGTGTCGATCATGAGGAACATGCAAAATGTGTTAAGAGTTCAACGCCGGGAGCCATAA
- the LOC132910324 gene encoding phosphatidylinositol 4-phosphate 5-kinase type-1 gamma-like isoform X10, with the protein MASGDNVDVIEVVETSFSGPAQATEDHLRPEQYADEDSKSTGDKVTTFESSVNQHGTTGPKTPVGVSRNKSERERKIGHRRVGVGGEITYKKIQTTQIMGSIQLGIQHAVGGLASKPERDLLMQDFMTVETTNFPSEGSNHTPAHHFSEFKFKNYAPIAFRYFRDLFGIQPDDFLMSMCSAPLRELSNPGASGSIFYLTDDDEFIIKTVQHKEGEFLQTLLPGYYMNLNQNPRTLLPKFFGLYCYRCNSKNVRLVAMNNLLPSSVKLHQKYDLKGSTYKRKASKSERSKSSPTYKDLDFMEHHPEGIFLEADTYSALVKTIQRDCRVLESFKIMDYSLLVGLHNLDQAAREKAQEQRLSASAEEEVGEVGGESTALTQAEKEREREDRIGASALNRSRSINRQRLVAHSTAMESIQAESEPIDEEDDVPSPGGIPARNARGERLLLFLGIIDILQSYRLKKKLEHTWKSMIHDGDTVSVHRPGFYAQRFQDFMAKTVFKKIPSLDLPEIKGNHRKFRNLVTSYIVFAQTLKHSPSKRKSITRPLRPLDGDFDSTAVPTTGTSTMHATSPTKAVTPTDAAISTTSTVMSTGSAPIATSTPVNFAAGPVSPPPLTLAAGPGLSHHEPPVTTSAAKVTSYPAVLKGRTAASPPNPNLVPSGKIPPPVPPRGTGQSRTTRSSEEHRGPGTATSTSSMTSSRGGTLPSTCSTPPPPFDDAVRSNDQTLASGGQLQQGAPTTILASSLSSAHSKQNKVVHHVTLTKTYHDAVSISDVHLESSGSGSGSGGRETKSSLSVESGGSSRGGGGLTWTPPAGSAEGSTPTWTEGTPSFTESSSSGDAGCPTTPIRGSQRHDDGGRIVATVEEALASLTTEMKILQQE; encoded by the exons AGCTCGGTAAATCAACATGGCACCACGGGCCCCAAGACCCCTGTGGGGGTGTCGAGGAACAAATcggagcgagagagaaagatcgGCCACAGGAGAGTTGGAGTGGGAGGTGAAATCACGTACAAAAAg ATCCAAACGACACAAATCATGGGCTCCATCCAGCTAGGCATCCAACATGCAGTCGGTGGGTTGGCCAGTAAACCAGAGCGTGATTTACTGATGCAAGATTTCATGACTGTAGAAACGACGAACTTCCCAAGCGAGGGATCCAATCACACTCCAGCTCATCATTTTTCGGAATTTAAGTTCAAAAATTACGCACCTATTGCATTTCGTTACTTTCGGGATCTCTTTGGCATTCAACCGGATGATTTTTTG ATGTCGATGTGTAGCGCTCCGTTACGCGAATTGTCAAACCCCGGCGCTAGTGGAAGTATCTTTTATCTAACAGATGATGACGAGTTCATCATAAAGACTGTACAACACAAAGAAGGAGAATTTTTACAGACGCTTCTTCCAGGATATTATATG aatCTAAATCAAAATCCAAGGACATTATTGCCAAAGTTCTTCGGATTGTATTGCTATCGgtgtaatagtaaaaatgTTAGATTAGTCGCTATGAATAATCTTCTGCCCTCGTCGGTGAAATTGCATCAAAAGTATGACTTGAAAGGATCAACATACAAGAGAAAG GCATCGAAATCAGAAAGATCTAAATCTTCTCCAACATACAAAGATTTAGATTTCATGGAACACCATCCGGAAGGGATCTTTTTGGAGGCAGACACGTATAGTGCCCTAGTTAAAACTATTCAGAGAGATTGTCGGGTGTTGGAAAGCTTTAAAATCATGGATTACTCTTTACTCGTTGGTCTTCATAACCTCGACCAGGCTGCAAGAGAAAAAGCG CAGGAGCAGAGATTATCAGCGAGTGCGGAGGAAGAAGTCGGTGAAGTGGGAGGTGAGAGTACAGCACTTACTCAAGCAGAAAAAGAACGGGAACGAGAGGACAGAATAGGAGCCAGCGCTCTGAACCGATCACGAAGCATAAATCGACAAAGGTTGGTTGCGCACAGTACCGCTATGGAGAGTATTCAGGCTGAAAGCGAGCCGATAGACGAGGAGGACGATGTACC CAGTCCAGGTGGAATTCCTGCTCGTAATGCCCGCGGCGAACGCCTTCTACTTTTCCTTGGTATTATTGACATTTTGCAAAGTTACAGGcttaagaaaaaattagaacATACTTGGAAGTCGATGATACACGATGGT GATACTGTGTCTGTACATCGGCCAGGTTTTTACGCGCAACGTTTCCAAGATTTCATGGCGAAGACAGTATTCAAGAAAATACCATCAC TGGACCTGCCTGAGATTAAGGGGAATCATCGCAAATTCCGTAACCTCGTCACCAGCTACATAG TCTTTGCTCAAA CGTTGAAACATTCCCCATCGAAGAGAAAAAGCATAACCAGGCCTCTCAGGCCCTTGGACGGCGACTTCGATTCAACCG CGGTGCCGACAACCGGAACTTCGACAATGCATGCTACGTCACCCACGAAGGCTG TAACCCCGACAGACGCTGCGATCAGCACGACCAGCACGGTGATGTCAACCGGTTCCGCGCCAATCGCCACCTCCACCCCCGTGAACTTCGCCGCGGGCCCGGTGAGTCCGCCTCCGTTGACCTTGGCCGCCGGTCCAGGCCTTTCTCATCACGAGCCACCGGTGACGACCTCAGCGGCCAAGGTCACGAGCTACCCAGCCGTCCTGAAGGGCAGGACCGCCGCCAGTCCACCGAATCCAAATCTGGTACCCTCCGGCAAGATTCCACCCCCTGTTCCTCCAAGAGGTACCGGTCAATCGAGGACCACGAGGTCCTCTGAGGAGCACCGTGGCCCTGGAACAGCCACCTCCACGTCCTCGATGACATCCAGCCGAG GTGGCACCCTTCCTTCCACTTGTTCCACCCCGCCCCCGCCCTTTGACGATGCAGTGCGCTCAAATGACCAGACCTTGGCTTCTGGTGGTCAACTTCAACAGGGTGCACCGACCACGATCTTAGCGAGCAGTCTAAGCAGTGCTCACTCCAAGCAGAACAAGGTTGTGCACCATGTCACTCTCACAAAGACTTATCACGATGCCGTGAG CATATCCGACGTACACTTGGAAAGCAGCGGTAGCGGAAGCGGAAGCGGCGGGAGGGAAACGAAATCTTCGTTGAGCGTAGAAAGCGGCGGTAGTAGTCGAGGAGGTGGGGGTCTGACCTGGACACCACCCGCTGGCAGCGCCGAGGGCTCTACGCCCACCTGGACAGAGGGCACGCCGTCCTTTACCGAGAGTTCCAGCAGCGGTGACGCAG GTTGTCCGACCACACCGATCAGGGGCAGCCAGCGTCACGATGACGGAGGGAGAATCGTTGCCACCGTCGAGGAGGCGCTAGCCAGTCTTACTACAGAAATG AAGATACTGCAGCAAGAGTGA
- the LOC132910324 gene encoding phosphatidylinositol 4-phosphate 5-kinase type-1 alpha-like isoform X8 has translation MASGDNVDVIEVVETSFSGPAQATEDHLRPEQYADEDSKSTGDKVTTFESSVNQHGTTGPKTPVGVSRNKSERERKIGHRRVGVGGEITYKKIQTTQIMGSIQLGIQHAVGGLASKPERDLLMQDFMTVETTNFPSEGSNHTPAHHFSEFKFKNYAPIAFRYFRDLFGIQPDDFLMSMCSAPLRELSNPGASGSIFYLTDDDEFIIKTVQHKEGEFLQTLLPGYYMNLNQNPRTLLPKFFGLYCYRCNSKNVRLVAMNNLLPSSVKLHQKYDLKGSTYKRKASKSERSKSSPTYKDLDFMEHHPEGIFLEADTYSALVKTIQRDCRVLESFKIMDYSLLVGLHNLDQAAREKAQEQRLSASAEEEVGEVGGESTALTQAEKEREREDRIGASALNRSRSINRQRLVAHSTAMESIQAESEPIDEEDDVPSPGGIPARNARGERLLLFLGIIDILQSYRLKKKLEHTWKSMIHDGDTVSVHRPGFYAQRFQDFMAKTVFKKIPSPLKHSPSKRKSITRPLRPLDGDFDSTAVPTTGTSTMHATSPTKAVTPTDAAISTTSTVMSTGSAPIATSTPVNFAAGPVSPPPLTLAAGPGLSHHEPPVTTSAAKVTSYPAVLKGRTAASPPNPNLVPSGKIPPPVPPRGTGQSRTTRSSEEHRGPGTATSTSSMTSSRGGTLPSTCSTPPPPFDDAVRSNDQTLASGGQLQQGAPTTILASSLSSAHSKQNKVVHHVTLTKTYHDAVSISDVHLESSGSGSGSGGRETKSSLSVESGGSSRGGGGLTWTPPAGSAEGSTPTWTEGTPSFTESSSSGDAGCPTTPIRGSQRHDDGGRIVATVEEALASLTTEMKETNNTRNFVEQRRSLSKYGQVRASFKRASANHVSIMRNMQNVLRVQRREP, from the exons AGCTCGGTAAATCAACATGGCACCACGGGCCCCAAGACCCCTGTGGGGGTGTCGAGGAACAAATcggagcgagagagaaagatcgGCCACAGGAGAGTTGGAGTGGGAGGTGAAATCACGTACAAAAAg ATCCAAACGACACAAATCATGGGCTCCATCCAGCTAGGCATCCAACATGCAGTCGGTGGGTTGGCCAGTAAACCAGAGCGTGATTTACTGATGCAAGATTTCATGACTGTAGAAACGACGAACTTCCCAAGCGAGGGATCCAATCACACTCCAGCTCATCATTTTTCGGAATTTAAGTTCAAAAATTACGCACCTATTGCATTTCGTTACTTTCGGGATCTCTTTGGCATTCAACCGGATGATTTTTTG ATGTCGATGTGTAGCGCTCCGTTACGCGAATTGTCAAACCCCGGCGCTAGTGGAAGTATCTTTTATCTAACAGATGATGACGAGTTCATCATAAAGACTGTACAACACAAAGAAGGAGAATTTTTACAGACGCTTCTTCCAGGATATTATATG aatCTAAATCAAAATCCAAGGACATTATTGCCAAAGTTCTTCGGATTGTATTGCTATCGgtgtaatagtaaaaatgTTAGATTAGTCGCTATGAATAATCTTCTGCCCTCGTCGGTGAAATTGCATCAAAAGTATGACTTGAAAGGATCAACATACAAGAGAAAG GCATCGAAATCAGAAAGATCTAAATCTTCTCCAACATACAAAGATTTAGATTTCATGGAACACCATCCGGAAGGGATCTTTTTGGAGGCAGACACGTATAGTGCCCTAGTTAAAACTATTCAGAGAGATTGTCGGGTGTTGGAAAGCTTTAAAATCATGGATTACTCTTTACTCGTTGGTCTTCATAACCTCGACCAGGCTGCAAGAGAAAAAGCG CAGGAGCAGAGATTATCAGCGAGTGCGGAGGAAGAAGTCGGTGAAGTGGGAGGTGAGAGTACAGCACTTACTCAAGCAGAAAAAGAACGGGAACGAGAGGACAGAATAGGAGCCAGCGCTCTGAACCGATCACGAAGCATAAATCGACAAAGGTTGGTTGCGCACAGTACCGCTATGGAGAGTATTCAGGCTGAAAGCGAGCCGATAGACGAGGAGGACGATGTACC CAGTCCAGGTGGAATTCCTGCTCGTAATGCCCGCGGCGAACGCCTTCTACTTTTCCTTGGTATTATTGACATTTTGCAAAGTTACAGGcttaagaaaaaattagaacATACTTGGAAGTCGATGATACACGATGGT GATACTGTGTCTGTACATCGGCCAGGTTTTTACGCGCAACGTTTCCAAGATTTCATGGCGAAGACAGTATTCAAGAAAATACCATCAC CGTTGAAACATTCCCCATCGAAGAGAAAAAGCATAACCAGGCCTCTCAGGCCCTTGGACGGCGACTTCGATTCAACCG CGGTGCCGACAACCGGAACTTCGACAATGCATGCTACGTCACCCACGAAGGCTG TAACCCCGACAGACGCTGCGATCAGCACGACCAGCACGGTGATGTCAACCGGTTCCGCGCCAATCGCCACCTCCACCCCCGTGAACTTCGCCGCGGGCCCGGTGAGTCCGCCTCCGTTGACCTTGGCCGCCGGTCCAGGCCTTTCTCATCACGAGCCACCGGTGACGACCTCAGCGGCCAAGGTCACGAGCTACCCAGCCGTCCTGAAGGGCAGGACCGCCGCCAGTCCACCGAATCCAAATCTGGTACCCTCCGGCAAGATTCCACCCCCTGTTCCTCCAAGAGGTACCGGTCAATCGAGGACCACGAGGTCCTCTGAGGAGCACCGTGGCCCTGGAACAGCCACCTCCACGTCCTCGATGACATCCAGCCGAG GTGGCACCCTTCCTTCCACTTGTTCCACCCCGCCCCCGCCCTTTGACGATGCAGTGCGCTCAAATGACCAGACCTTGGCTTCTGGTGGTCAACTTCAACAGGGTGCACCGACCACGATCTTAGCGAGCAGTCTAAGCAGTGCTCACTCCAAGCAGAACAAGGTTGTGCACCATGTCACTCTCACAAAGACTTATCACGATGCCGTGAG CATATCCGACGTACACTTGGAAAGCAGCGGTAGCGGAAGCGGAAGCGGCGGGAGGGAAACGAAATCTTCGTTGAGCGTAGAAAGCGGCGGTAGTAGTCGAGGAGGTGGGGGTCTGACCTGGACACCACCCGCTGGCAGCGCCGAGGGCTCTACGCCCACCTGGACAGAGGGCACGCCGTCCTTTACCGAGAGTTCCAGCAGCGGTGACGCAG GTTGTCCGACCACACCGATCAGGGGCAGCCAGCGTCACGATGACGGAGGGAGAATCGTTGCCACCGTCGAGGAGGCGCTAGCCAGTCTTACTACAGAAATG aaagaaacgaacaacACGAGGAATTTCGTGGAACAGAGAAGGTCCCTTTCGAAGTACGGTCAAGTGAGAGCGAGTTTCAAACGTGCCAGCGCGAACCATGTGTCGATCATGAGGAACATGCAAAATGTGTTAAGAGTTCAACGCCGGGAGCCATAA
- the LOC132910324 gene encoding phosphatidylinositol 4-phosphate 5-kinase type-1 alpha-like isoform X14, producing MASGDNVDVIEVVETSFSGPAQATEDHLRPEQYADEDSKSTGDKVTTFESSVNQHGTTGPKTPVGVSRNKSERERKIGHRRVGVGGEITYKKIQTTQIMGSIQLGIQHAVGGLASKPERDLLMQDFMTVETTNFPSEGSNHTPAHHFSEFKFKNYAPIAFRYFRDLFGIQPDDFLMSMCSAPLRELSNPGASGSIFYLTDDDEFIIKTVQHKEGEFLQTLLPGYYMNLNQNPRTLLPKFFGLYCYRCNSKNVRLVAMNNLLPSSVKLHQKYDLKGSTYKRKASKSERSKSSPTYKDLDFMEHHPEGIFLEADTYSALVKTIQRDCRVLESFKIMDYSLLVGLHNLDQAAREKAQEQRLSASAEEEVGEVGGESTALTQAEKEREREDRIGASALNRSRSINRQRLVAHSTAMESIQAESEPIDEEDDVPSPGGIPARNARGERLLLFLGIIDILQSYRLKKKLEHTWKSMIHDGDTVSVHRPGFYAQRFQDFMAKTVFKKIPSLDLPEIKGNHRKFRNLVTSYIALKHSPSKRKSITRPLRPLDGDFDSTGGTLPSTCSTPPPPFDDAVRSNDQTLASGGQLQQGAPTTILASSLSSAHSKQNKVVHHVTLTKTYHDAVSISDVHLESSGSGSGSGGRETKSSLSVESGGSSRGGGGLTWTPPAGSAEGSTPTWTEGTPSFTESSSSGDAGCPTTPIRGSQRHDDGGRIVATVEEALASLTTEMKETNNTRNFVEQRRSLSKYGQVRASFKRASANHVSIMRNMQNVLRVQRREP from the exons AGCTCGGTAAATCAACATGGCACCACGGGCCCCAAGACCCCTGTGGGGGTGTCGAGGAACAAATcggagcgagagagaaagatcgGCCACAGGAGAGTTGGAGTGGGAGGTGAAATCACGTACAAAAAg ATCCAAACGACACAAATCATGGGCTCCATCCAGCTAGGCATCCAACATGCAGTCGGTGGGTTGGCCAGTAAACCAGAGCGTGATTTACTGATGCAAGATTTCATGACTGTAGAAACGACGAACTTCCCAAGCGAGGGATCCAATCACACTCCAGCTCATCATTTTTCGGAATTTAAGTTCAAAAATTACGCACCTATTGCATTTCGTTACTTTCGGGATCTCTTTGGCATTCAACCGGATGATTTTTTG ATGTCGATGTGTAGCGCTCCGTTACGCGAATTGTCAAACCCCGGCGCTAGTGGAAGTATCTTTTATCTAACAGATGATGACGAGTTCATCATAAAGACTGTACAACACAAAGAAGGAGAATTTTTACAGACGCTTCTTCCAGGATATTATATG aatCTAAATCAAAATCCAAGGACATTATTGCCAAAGTTCTTCGGATTGTATTGCTATCGgtgtaatagtaaaaatgTTAGATTAGTCGCTATGAATAATCTTCTGCCCTCGTCGGTGAAATTGCATCAAAAGTATGACTTGAAAGGATCAACATACAAGAGAAAG GCATCGAAATCAGAAAGATCTAAATCTTCTCCAACATACAAAGATTTAGATTTCATGGAACACCATCCGGAAGGGATCTTTTTGGAGGCAGACACGTATAGTGCCCTAGTTAAAACTATTCAGAGAGATTGTCGGGTGTTGGAAAGCTTTAAAATCATGGATTACTCTTTACTCGTTGGTCTTCATAACCTCGACCAGGCTGCAAGAGAAAAAGCG CAGGAGCAGAGATTATCAGCGAGTGCGGAGGAAGAAGTCGGTGAAGTGGGAGGTGAGAGTACAGCACTTACTCAAGCAGAAAAAGAACGGGAACGAGAGGACAGAATAGGAGCCAGCGCTCTGAACCGATCACGAAGCATAAATCGACAAAGGTTGGTTGCGCACAGTACCGCTATGGAGAGTATTCAGGCTGAAAGCGAGCCGATAGACGAGGAGGACGATGTACC CAGTCCAGGTGGAATTCCTGCTCGTAATGCCCGCGGCGAACGCCTTCTACTTTTCCTTGGTATTATTGACATTTTGCAAAGTTACAGGcttaagaaaaaattagaacATACTTGGAAGTCGATGATACACGATGGT GATACTGTGTCTGTACATCGGCCAGGTTTTTACGCGCAACGTTTCCAAGATTTCATGGCGAAGACAGTATTCAAGAAAATACCATCAC TGGACCTGCCTGAGATTAAGGGGAATCATCGCAAATTCCGTAACCTCGTCACCAGCTACATAG CGTTGAAACATTCCCCATCGAAGAGAAAAAGCATAACCAGGCCTCTCAGGCCCTTGGACGGCGACTTCGATTCAACCG GTGGCACCCTTCCTTCCACTTGTTCCACCCCGCCCCCGCCCTTTGACGATGCAGTGCGCTCAAATGACCAGACCTTGGCTTCTGGTGGTCAACTTCAACAGGGTGCACCGACCACGATCTTAGCGAGCAGTCTAAGCAGTGCTCACTCCAAGCAGAACAAGGTTGTGCACCATGTCACTCTCACAAAGACTTATCACGATGCCGTGAG CATATCCGACGTACACTTGGAAAGCAGCGGTAGCGGAAGCGGAAGCGGCGGGAGGGAAACGAAATCTTCGTTGAGCGTAGAAAGCGGCGGTAGTAGTCGAGGAGGTGGGGGTCTGACCTGGACACCACCCGCTGGCAGCGCCGAGGGCTCTACGCCCACCTGGACAGAGGGCACGCCGTCCTTTACCGAGAGTTCCAGCAGCGGTGACGCAG GTTGTCCGACCACACCGATCAGGGGCAGCCAGCGTCACGATGACGGAGGGAGAATCGTTGCCACCGTCGAGGAGGCGCTAGCCAGTCTTACTACAGAAATG aaagaaacgaacaacACGAGGAATTTCGTGGAACAGAGAAGGTCCCTTTCGAAGTACGGTCAAGTGAGAGCGAGTTTCAAACGTGCCAGCGCGAACCATGTGTCGATCATGAGGAACATGCAAAATGTGTTAAGAGTTCAACGCCGGGAGCCATAA